Below is a window of Rhodamnia argentea isolate NSW1041297 chromosome 11, ASM2092103v1, whole genome shotgun sequence DNA.
TCATTGCTGCAACACAACTCCCACCGCCCATCGGGCCAGCATTGTTGCACCACAACTCCCACCCGCTCAGAAACCGCGTTGGTCATCAAATTCCTtcattgagatattcaccaaacatcgATACATATTGGGAGTGGGCCACCGGTCAACTatcggctttgataccaattgttgggagcacgcagcagaagtccgatactttCACGTTGGAGATCGCTAAGAAGGAGCCCAaatccgagcccgtcaacatatccagttagatccacattcactcaaaaggttAAACCTatgagttatggaccaactAGGATAATTAaccgctccacaccacatcGATTATTCGATgtaggacttctctaacacaactcatacgtgcattctaacaatctttccctcacgtgtgagcttcAATGTTAGGTTTGCTTCCTCTTAATCCAAGTATCCTTTAGCACCATTTAGCACCatcttatctcaacttgaatctttATCAACGCCCATCGCCCCGAAAATCgtgggccaccaatcaaccatcagcttgatcggctctgataccaattgttgggaGCGCGCAGTAAAAGTCCAATACCTTTACGCGGGTAGATTGCCAAGAGGAAGCCCAAGTTCAAGCCGGTTAACATTTCCAGTtagacccaccttcactcaaaagttcaAGTCTATGAGTTATGAGTcaactagaatatattaatCGCTCcataccacatcaattatccgatgtgggacttctctaacataactcacacaTGCATTCTAACACCCTTCTCATTCGCAGATCCTACGCTATTTGGGGAGGCACCCATTTTATCGGGTTAAGTGTTCTTCGGTAGAGCAGGAGTTACGTCCACGCCCAAAGCCGAAGCAATCAAAATTCGATGTCGATTGGCCTGAGCAAACTGTTTTAGAAGAAGATACGGGGACCAGAAAACATAATCCGAGGATTTGTAGTCACATAGAGAAGCTGGCATTGCACGGGAGATACCGATGGGCGCTGGAGTTGTTCGAGATTTTGGAGTTCGAAGGCCGATTTGAGGTTGGTTGTAGCACGTACGATACGCTGGTGCGCGCATGCATTGGGTTGAGATCTGTTGGAGCAGTTAAAAGGGTGTTCAATTACCAGGTCAATACTGTGTTTGAGCTGGATTCGGATGTGAGGAACAGGGTGCTGCTCATGCTCGTAAGATGCAGGATGATAATGGACGCGCGTAagttgtttgatgaaatgcttgGCAGATCTGGCAAGGGTGGCCTTGCCGGCGTTCACCCTTGCCCCGACGAAGGCGACCTGGTTTGTGGCAGTGAGGGCCACTCTCGCTCTGGTGAGGCTAGCCCTCGCTGGATATCGGAGGTGAGAGGAAAAAATaagacagaaaagaaaaaagaaaggaaaaaagaaaaaacagaaaaaaccaaaaaattgttaaaatatttgttAGAAATATGCACGTTAGCGTCGGTTATGCCATATACATCATCCAACATCCACGTCAGTAATATCCtgccaaaattagttggaaagATTAAATTGGCTTTTAGTAAAAAatgttatgactaaattggcactattaaaaggtttaaggctaaattggcGTCAATaggttttgaacttttcaaacaCTTCCCCCCAATGTCTGTAGCTTGAATTTCTCTACCACACGGTTTAGACTTGACGATTTTATCAAATCCCAATCTATTCACATTGGGCACTTATAAGGTTGTTCCAAGTACATTGATGTACTCATATTATCCAAGTTGCTCATCTTCTATTTGGCCATCAAGACACCTTAATGATCCTACATCCCTTGCTTGTCAACCAAAATCCTAAGGTCCGTTCGACTTTAGTACTTTCCACTCAGTGTATTGCTCTCCATTTGCAAATTAAGGATAGTCTCATCTGAATATGAATTCATGGATGTAGAGTATATTTCGTCTGCAATTCGCCATCACATATCGGTTCGCACATAATACTTTGTCACGTTCATACTATAGGAAGTTTTCCCAGCACATTGGATATAAGAAAAGCGATATAGCTAACAAAAATTTACGTTATGTAAGAATATATCAACTTTATCTATCtctcaaaaaattatttgtcaTATTTAGAGAATATTCTCATAATTATCCATGACCAAGTTGCAAGGCGATTGCATTGGTGTGAAACTCATGAATAAATATACTTTACGCACTTATTGAATCagtcaaaaggaaaagggaaaaagaacacTTTCAGTCACCGATATGATAATCAATATCATAGAGTTAAAATAACGAGATTGGGATTTATAATATTCTGTAGATTCAtgtaacaaaaaggaaaaacgacacaaatggtccccgaactttgacccaatatgcaatgtagtccataaacttttaatttgaccaatatgttcttgaacttttggaatatgttcaacttaatccctgAACTTGAATATTTTCTAACATaattttttgttggaaaatatggaaggaccacattgaacattttcctacggttcggggactaagttgaacatgttccaaaagttcatagactatattggtcaaattaaaagtccaaggatcacattacatattagattaaaattcggagaccatattggtcaaattcaaagttcaaggactacattgcacattgggtcaaagtttagggaccatttgtgtcattatctctaacaaaaattagcaagaaaagaaaattgtgtgGAAATGTTTTGGAAAAGTAGTTatagaaaatcattttatatAGATTATAGGAACAATAAATTCTTAAGTGAAGTAGGTGAAGTGGAGCTCGCATGCACAGTTTTTCCACTCTCTCTAATCTCCTCATGGTGCAAGTCCAAGAACtctatatttcttttcttgtacTTGCAATGGCAATATTGGTGCACTACGAGATAAATATGTTTATACTTTGTCGAGAACTTTCTAAAGTGAGGTTTAAATGTTcgtttgatttcatttttctaactTTATTATCATTGATCTCGTAAACAAGTTTAGGCATTAAAATATTACTCGTCGGAGCCACACCCGATTTCCGGCACTTGAGTTTGTAGCAGCGAGCTACGAATTtgattggggttttttttttttctcaaaacactaatcactaacaaaaataaatcaatcaacCGATGGCCAAAATATTATGTATTATTTCTAGAAATATATTTATGTTTATGTCCGCACAAAATTATACACCCTCATATTTTGACGAGTATCGTGAGTAAGATGCATGTCCAACCTTGTGTTCAATTCACCGTGTCAAAGTGGCCTCTCGTTAGTAGataaaagctaaaaaattatCCCTTTAGTCCTAAGATAATCTATACTTTTGCTCCTCTCCTTACTTTGaaaggttaatttttttttttttgctctaaaGTATCTTCAACTAGCTATTGCTATATATTTAATCTACAGATAATGTGTGAGTTaataattctattttatttccgGCATACTTCGCTAAACTTTGAATCCTTTAACCTTGCATATAATCTTACCGGAGaaaagttaattttgaaatatctttCCCTTCTAACTACATTTTTCATGGATCAATGATCATTTTTCATGTATATACGTAATACATGCATACTGTGCTTTtcctaattaataaaaataagaataatctgtttattttgcataaaatgagtgatttagaaaataatttttagaaagtaATCGCTTAtacaaatgaatgaacgaaaaatattttcgtcatttaagcaaatgtttagacataatttgttatcaaaaataaaaatattttatatttattaattatttcaagcgatacatgaatttttttttaattatttatttggaCAGTGGCCTCCTAATTTTCCTTTCGTGGTTTTGGCGGGCGGAAGTTTATTCAACCAAACAACGACCAATCCCTTCGTAAATGCAGTCGCCTGGCTCTGAACTTTCTCCAGAGGGTTGGGTTCTATTCGTGTTCCCCTGCTGCAATTCAAAAGACAAGTTCTTCAGGAATGGTGAACAGATGGAGAGTTCCATCGCTTTTTGATCAAATTCATGCTTACATCACTGCTCAGGTTCTTGGGTAATCATCAACAAGCGCAAATAGATGCTCAAGATCAATAAAGGAGGGATTTTTATAGCAGCCCTGTTGATTTATACTCTTTCTTGATAAGCACTGCTTGTTGTTAGATGAACCAAATCTCATGGAACCTCCACAACTTTCGCCATCTCCTGAAGCATTGCATAGCTGAGAGAGACTTCTTGACTGGGAAATCCCTCCACGCACTGTACATCAAGTCCATCGTCCCTTCCTCCACTTACCTCTCCAACCACTTCATCCTCCTCTATTCCAAATGTCGCCGTC
It encodes the following:
- the LOC115739374 gene encoding pentatricopeptide repeat-containing protein At5g50390, chloroplastic-like, giving the protein MGGERKRTLGSRVVRFGFTFGGTRAYRSIKFSANVASPSHSQILRYLGRHPFYRVKCSSVEQELRPRPKPKQSKFDVDWPEQTVLEEDTGTRKHNPRICSHIEKLALHGRYRWALELFEILEFEGRFEVGCSTYDTLVRACIGLRSVGAVKRVFNYQVNTVFELDSDVRNRVLLMLVRCRMIMDARKLFDEMLGRSGKGGLAGVHPCPDEGDLVCGSEGHSRSGEASPRWISERVGFYSCSPAAIQKTSSSGMVNRWRVPSLFDQIHAYITAQVLG